A stretch of Patescibacteria group bacterium DNA encodes these proteins:
- a CDS encoding four helix bundle protein: MNATHLATEEKFKDLRVWQQAHELTLLVYKITKSFPDTERFALVSQMRRAAISVVANIVEGSKHRTTKDRIHFHVIANGSLEELKYYFILSLDLGFINQKEQEDLLDLARGVGAMLHGLTNALRSGV, encoded by the coding sequence ATGAACGCGACGCATCTTGCAACAGAGGAAAAATTTAAAGATTTGCGGGTGTGGCAGCAAGCCCACGAGTTAACACTTTTGGTGTATAAGATAACAAAAAGTTTCCCTGACACGGAGCGTTTTGCCTTAGTAAGCCAAATGCGTCGTGCAGCAATCTCAGTGGTTGCCAATATTGTCGAAGGGTCTAAACATCGTACAACGAAGGATCGTATTCATTTTCACGTTATAGCAAATGGCTCGCTCGAAGAGTTAAAATACTACTTCATTTTATCGTTAGATCTCGGATTCATTAACCAGAAAGAGCAGGAAGACTTACTTGATTTGGCGAGAGGCGTTGGTGCTATGTTACATGGTCTTACTAATGCTCTGCGCAGTGGCGTATAG
- a CDS encoding HAD-IC family P-type ATPase: MQDTKHIAWHAEPVRLVLEHFNVVPATGLPVGAVSKQRLVDGMNELPFRSGPRWWQLALHQLTSPLIFILLLAAILTAWLGETVDTTVILTVVTINAAIGFFQEYRSQRMMEALRRIVRVTTIVLRDGTPKQVDASELVCGDIVLLKTGSKVPADVRLIETTDFAVNEALLTGESVAVKKHTDPVVEAAVLADRTSMVWMGTTVERGAASGVVVATGLLTEMGRIAALSSSEVNSKTPLQQRLQQLARTIGWVVFAVGGLLMVLGVINDIPFTIAFKTAVAVAVAAIPEGLVAALSVVLAVATTRILRQRGLVRTPLAAETLGSTTVVCTDKTGTLTEGIMQVQSAHIVGSNTVPLLTLALANEAVIEQQEVGTVIRGESTDQAKLNYAISQNSELTNARLHYLEQFFLPFDSTAKYIATFVTDPADPGVLRILVCGAPEVLLASSSVLGNGEVLGTSQQISLKAEHDTLARKGLRVIAVADRTVSIKEAPHDIAAARVLIHDLTFRGVYTLADPIRSDVIETLQETRAAGLRVVMVTGDHLLTASAIGATLGFRTAHEFIADGLYLDTLDDDALRRAVSRIEIYCRVTPEHKMRIVQAFLANGESVAMTGDGINDAPALRAADIGIATVSATDVTKEAADLVLLTNGLGTIAAAIREGRIAFDNIKKVALFLFSASFTELILILAAIFVAAPLPLTPVMILWANVIQDGLPTFSLAFERGEQDVMRRPPVPRRAPILDSDGRIIIFGTAVIRDGLLVGVYFFFLWGLSYPLLYAQTIMFAAIAINPLLYIFALRSFRQPIWRTGLRGNWFLLVASAFGLLLAGVAIYHPLFQRYLGTTALLPRHLGVILVVALFNVVVIELVKYVARNRTNPLRTASA, from the coding sequence ATGCAAGATACGAAACATATTGCCTGGCATGCTGAGCCGGTTCGATTAGTGCTTGAACATTTTAATGTAGTGCCAGCGACCGGCTTACCAGTCGGGGCGGTTTCAAAACAGCGGTTGGTCGATGGTATGAATGAGTTGCCATTTCGTTCTGGCCCACGATGGTGGCAACTTGCCCTCCATCAGCTGACGAGCCCGCTCATTTTTATTTTATTATTGGCCGCTATTTTGACGGCATGGCTCGGCGAGACGGTTGATACAACCGTCATTCTCACCGTTGTTACTATCAATGCCGCCATTGGTTTTTTCCAAGAGTATCGATCACAGCGAATGATGGAAGCGCTGCGACGAATCGTTCGCGTGACGACGATTGTTTTGCGCGATGGTACGCCGAAGCAGGTAGATGCGAGTGAGCTTGTGTGCGGGGATATCGTACTTTTGAAGACGGGGAGCAAGGTGCCAGCTGACGTTCGTCTTATTGAGACTACGGACTTTGCCGTAAATGAGGCACTGCTGACAGGTGAATCCGTTGCCGTGAAGAAACATACCGACCCAGTTGTTGAAGCGGCTGTTTTGGCAGACAGAACCAGCATGGTATGGATGGGAACAACCGTCGAACGCGGCGCAGCTAGTGGTGTTGTGGTGGCTACGGGATTGTTAACTGAAATGGGCAGAATTGCGGCGCTTTCCTCTTCGGAGGTGAATAGCAAAACACCACTGCAGCAACGGTTGCAGCAATTGGCTCGTACTATCGGTTGGGTCGTCTTTGCGGTTGGTGGCTTACTCATGGTGCTTGGGGTCATTAACGACATTCCTTTTACCATTGCCTTTAAAACCGCTGTGGCTGTGGCAGTTGCTGCAATTCCGGAGGGCCTGGTGGCAGCACTCTCCGTTGTATTGGCCGTTGCGACGACGCGTATTTTGCGACAGCGCGGTCTTGTACGAACACCGTTGGCTGCTGAAACCTTGGGTTCTACAACGGTCGTGTGCACAGACAAGACCGGAACATTGACGGAAGGCATAATGCAAGTACAAAGCGCCCATATTGTAGGTTCAAATACAGTGCCGCTTCTTACTTTGGCACTTGCGAACGAAGCCGTTATTGAACAGCAAGAAGTCGGTACGGTTATTCGTGGTGAATCGACAGATCAAGCAAAACTGAATTACGCAATTTCTCAAAATAGTGAATTGACGAATGCACGATTACACTATCTTGAGCAATTTTTTTTACCTTTTGATTCAACCGCTAAATACATTGCCACGTTTGTGACTGATCCGGCTGACCCTGGTGTTTTGCGGATACTTGTTTGTGGGGCACCCGAAGTACTGCTCGCTTCGTCATCGGTACTTGGAAACGGTGAGGTATTAGGTACTTCTCAGCAGATTTCATTAAAAGCCGAGCACGATACGCTTGCGAGAAAAGGGTTGCGGGTAATCGCAGTCGCTGACCGTACAGTTTCGATCAAAGAAGCGCCTCATGACATTGCGGCCGCACGTGTGCTGATTCACGACTTAACGTTCCGTGGGGTATATACGTTGGCTGACCCAATTCGGTCAGACGTTATCGAGACATTACAAGAAACACGGGCTGCTGGACTGCGAGTGGTCATGGTGACTGGAGATCATCTCCTTACCGCCAGTGCGATTGGTGCAACTTTAGGGTTTCGAACAGCGCATGAGTTTATTGCCGATGGATTATATCTTGATACGTTGGATGATGACGCATTGCGTCGTGCGGTGTCTCGCATTGAAATTTATTGCCGCGTTACACCAGAGCATAAAATGCGAATCGTGCAGGCTTTTCTGGCAAATGGCGAATCAGTCGCCATGACCGGGGACGGCATCAATGATGCCCCTGCATTACGTGCGGCGGATATTGGTATCGCCACAGTTTCCGCGACGGACGTAACAAAGGAGGCGGCTGACCTCGTGCTGCTTACGAATGGACTGGGTACGATTGCCGCGGCCATTCGTGAAGGGCGAATTGCTTTTGATAATATCAAGAAGGTGGCACTGTTTCTTTTTTCGGCGTCGTTTACTGAGCTTATCTTGATTTTAGCCGCAATTTTCGTTGCTGCACCACTACCACTAACGCCCGTCATGATTCTTTGGGCAAATGTTATTCAGGATGGGCTGCCGACTTTTTCATTGGCGTTTGAGCGAGGCGAACAGGATGTTATGCGTCGTCCACCCGTGCCTCGTCGTGCGCCAATCTTAGATTCTGACGGTCGTATTATCATATTCGGCACTGCGGTTATTCGCGACGGGCTGCTGGTTGGCGTCTACTTCTTCTTTCTTTGGGGGTTGTCGTATCCCTTACTGTACGCCCAGACGATCATGTTTGCCGCTATTGCCATTAATCCACTCCTGTATATTTTTGCTCTGCGCTCTTTCCGCCAACCCATTTGGCGGACGGGCCTCCGGGGTAATTGGTTCCTATTGGTGGCGAGCGCATTCGGTCTGCTTCTGGCTGGCGTTGCCATCTATCATCCTCTGTTCCAGCGTTATCTTGGTACAACAGCGCTTCTGCCACGTCATCTCGGTGTCATCCTTGTAGTTGCACTTTTTAATGTCGTGGTGATTGAACTTGTAAAGTACGTCGCTCGTAATCGCACCAATCCGTTGCGCACGGCAAGTGCCTAG
- a CDS encoding PEP-utilizing enzyme has product MASKKDWYVWGEWPGIPWFNSCYMYTLSLDLSKRTGIPITHFATDYKEGVQRVYLLRHEWENGGFLYLKKILRNPNSLIKALESIESNAKKLKEFNSEVRKIAVEACTLNELATLCHRFHKINHELWSAGMVPNLLELNQAHLSGYLRGYINKQTKSDISADDWQILITPTKKSAAQQEELSLLLLANKISKNIKLRQLFERKQNDVSEAIELLHFPKIKQEIRQHYQKYKWLQFGWTGPDSTPEQLIGRLAALLHEGYVSTCLQDKIQAEQVVARKQKSLLSSIGVDREHRQLLQLLQRILFVKTVRMDALYEGYSAFHPVVQEIAKRFSLSLNQLYMVYLGDLEHAVRTKSFDHEKLNARSRYSACIKQNDRLVFYSGEQAHKKMSLIISSLPKVKKTHTVSGECGYPGKISGVIRFVPTSKDMYKVKKGDILLSQATDPSFLPAMEKAAGFVTDLGGLTAHAAIVAREMKKPCVVGTKIATKIFKDGDIVEVDASRGIVKRIK; this is encoded by the coding sequence ATGGCATCAAAAAAAGATTGGTATGTTTGGGGTGAGTGGCCAGGAATTCCCTGGTTCAATAGTTGTTATATGTACACTCTTTCGTTAGATCTTTCAAAACGTACTGGTATACCAATTACACATTTTGCGACTGATTATAAAGAAGGGGTTCAACGCGTTTATTTGTTACGGCATGAATGGGAAAATGGTGGATTTTTGTATCTCAAAAAAATTCTCAGGAATCCTAATAGTTTAATCAAAGCGTTGGAGTCTATTGAGAGTAATGCAAAGAAATTAAAAGAGTTTAATAGCGAGGTACGGAAAATTGCAGTGGAAGCTTGCACATTGAATGAGTTGGCAACATTGTGTCATCGGTTTCACAAAATTAACCATGAATTATGGTCTGCGGGGATGGTTCCCAATTTATTAGAATTAAACCAAGCGCACCTTTCGGGTTATTTGCGCGGGTATATTAACAAACAAACTAAATCAGATATTTCTGCAGATGACTGGCAAATTTTGATTACGCCAACTAAAAAGTCGGCGGCCCAACAGGAAGAACTTTCGTTACTCTTGCTTGCTAATAAGATTTCAAAGAACATCAAGTTGAGACAGTTGTTTGAACGCAAGCAAAATGACGTTTCTGAAGCAATCGAGCTTTTACATTTTCCAAAGATTAAACAAGAAATTCGTCAGCATTACCAGAAATATAAATGGTTACAATTTGGATGGACTGGCCCAGATTCTACTCCTGAACAACTAATCGGACGATTGGCGGCCCTACTTCACGAAGGTTATGTTTCAACCTGCCTTCAGGACAAAATTCAGGCGGAACAAGTAGTAGCAAGGAAACAAAAATCATTGCTGTCGTCGATTGGCGTTGATAGAGAACATCGACAGTTGTTACAGTTACTTCAACGAATATTATTTGTAAAGACAGTACGCATGGATGCGCTTTACGAAGGTTACTCAGCCTTTCATCCGGTAGTACAGGAGATTGCTAAGCGTTTTTCACTTTCCTTGAATCAGCTTTATATGGTGTACCTTGGTGATTTAGAACATGCGGTGAGAACAAAATCCTTTGACCATGAAAAATTAAATGCACGTTCCCGTTATTCTGCGTGTATTAAACAGAACGATCGTCTTGTATTTTACAGTGGTGAGCAAGCCCATAAGAAAATGAGCTTAATAATTTCAAGTTTACCCAAGGTTAAAAAAACCCATACAGTTAGTGGTGAGTGTGGGTATCCGGGGAAGATCAGTGGTGTAATTAGGTTCGTTCCGACATCGAAGGATATGTATAAAGTAAAAAAGGGAGATATTTTATTATCCCAAGCAACTGACCCGTCTTTTTTGCCGGCCATGGAAAAGGCTGCTGGCTTTGTTACGGATTTGGGTGGCTTAACAGCTCATGCCGCTATTGTCGCTCGTGAAATGAAAAAACCTTGCGTGGTTGGTACAAAAATTGCCACAAAGATTTTTAAGGATGGCGATATAGTTGAAGTGGACGCAAGTAGGGGGATTGTTAAGAGAATAAAGTAG
- a CDS encoding PEP-utilizing enzyme, with amino-acid sequence MTQKGKQEWILGNEEEGVSPWSLGVFTPAFRFGVARRAQYSIPHFIVFEGTHMRWIPSKKDTEQLSERLLKKQIKNQNYLTFVSHQSVKSCDRLYDFSDKCLEYNYSPLSNKEFANFFINHEKLVRDVLGWGVLPALMDIPRPVLSDYATELLSKRIRQLKLMDSSADCFASLTADIDNNIQRQERLALKRLAVVIYKNQKNVEERIKKHIAKFSWAYYGYIGPILNAGHVKKELKRLFKEIKKTEKELKQLPHEKRQIKKKRLEMERKLKLTTAERKLFEGMREVMIMKAARRDALSYSFYAMQGALQELARRSGVSINHIQNVAPWEPSLLLQGNSDLKKELPKRSKICILDGTTVKLRVLSGVKAKQFLKQNYKSEVVKNSKELKGQVACVGMARGKVKIVNTPSDMVKMKQGDILVSIATTPDIVSAMRKAGAIVTNTGGITSHAAIVSRELNVPCVIGTKFATQVFKDGDMVDVDANKGIVRRIK; translated from the coding sequence GTGACTCAAAAAGGAAAACAAGAGTGGATACTAGGAAACGAGGAGGAGGGCGTTAGCCCGTGGTCCTTGGGTGTTTTTACGCCAGCCTTTCGTTTTGGTGTTGCTCGTCGCGCTCAATATTCCATCCCACACTTCATTGTGTTTGAAGGTACTCATATGCGTTGGATACCTAGTAAAAAAGATACAGAACAACTCTCAGAAAGGTTATTGAAGAAACAAATAAAAAATCAAAATTACCTTACGTTTGTGAGCCATCAATCGGTCAAATCTTGTGATAGATTGTATGACTTTTCTGATAAATGTTTAGAATATAATTACAGCCCTCTTAGCAATAAAGAGTTCGCCAACTTTTTTATCAATCACGAAAAGTTAGTTAGGGATGTTCTTGGTTGGGGCGTACTCCCGGCCTTAATGGATATTCCGCGCCCGGTGCTTTCCGATTACGCTACAGAGCTGCTATCTAAAAGAATTCGCCAGTTAAAGTTAATGGATTCTTCGGCCGATTGTTTTGCCAGCTTAACTGCGGATATTGATAATAATATTCAACGGCAAGAACGGTTAGCTTTAAAACGATTGGCCGTTGTGATTTACAAAAATCAGAAAAATGTAGAGGAGCGAATAAAAAAACATATAGCCAAATTTTCTTGGGCTTACTACGGATATATTGGGCCAATACTTAATGCTGGCCATGTAAAAAAGGAACTTAAAAGGTTGTTTAAAGAAATTAAAAAAACAGAAAAAGAATTAAAACAATTGCCACACGAAAAAAGACAAATCAAAAAAAAGCGATTGGAAATGGAACGTAAGTTAAAATTGACCACAGCCGAGCGTAAACTTTTTGAAGGAATGAGAGAAGTGATGATTATGAAGGCTGCTCGTCGTGATGCCTTGTCTTATTCTTTTTATGCTATGCAAGGCGCACTTCAAGAGCTTGCTCGGCGGTCTGGTGTGTCAATTAATCATATTCAAAACGTAGCTCCTTGGGAGCCGTCGTTACTGCTTCAAGGTAATTCTGATTTAAAAAAGGAATTACCAAAACGAAGTAAGATTTGTATTCTCGATGGAACTACTGTTAAACTTCGCGTTTTGTCTGGTGTCAAAGCAAAACAGTTTTTAAAGCAAAATTATAAGTCTGAAGTAGTAAAAAACAGTAAGGAGTTAAAAGGTCAGGTTGCCTGTGTAGGTATGGCTAGAGGTAAGGTAAAAATTGTTAATACGCCGTCTGACATGGTCAAGATGAAGCAAGGGGACATTCTTGTTTCTATTGCCACCACACCGGATATTGTGAGTGCTATGCGTAAAGCGGGAGCCATTGTAACGAATACTGGGGGTATTACCTCTCATGCGGCAATTGTGTCTCGGGAGCTTAATGTTCCCTGCGTGATAGGTACGAAGTTTGCAACCCAGGTATTTAAAGATGGTGATATGGTTGACGTGGATGCAAACAAGGGAATCGTGAGACGGATTAAATAA
- a CDS encoding PEP-utilizing enzyme, with amino-acid sequence MTPHYLNDKDPWLLGENIPDSDIFFFQIVFSSFTNDRSYSFIKKYKKVIAPYDKFNMSFYFGERDSYLVAESVLRALIERPKFATELNRNIVAWSKKLMLFARRVARKPLHKFSNTALWRLYDEHDRVHTKLYTYGWLPVSVDMFHNNMTTELKRRLAKVCTSSQEVNEAFVLLTTPSQKTIIAKEREEFLAIYTKAKPYLRKSVTAVAFPLSLQRLCRRHQQRWGHLGYIYAGNVEPFSVQYYIQEMVDLKRSNIEVSSLLIKEKSQLLEAVRKQKAFYKKNKMSPEDVRLFAAARDFSISKLFRRHAQLLDLYLLHKSLLSEIAQRLSLTRFQVQFMLKDEIKAALINGKVDDSLLSERLKQGVYYTEPGLETVYTGRKARVLAKALASVGIGEGDEVTGQTAQPGYAKGVVKIIIRAKDIAKMNKGDILVSIATDPDIVPAMKKAGAIVTDQGGITSHAAIVSRELNKPCVIGTKYGSKIFKDGDIVEVDATNGIVRKVT; translated from the coding sequence ATGACACCACATTATTTAAATGACAAAGATCCCTGGTTACTGGGAGAGAATATTCCTGACTCAGATATTTTCTTTTTTCAAATTGTCTTCTCGTCATTTACAAACGACAGAAGTTACTCGTTCATTAAAAAGTACAAGAAAGTAATAGCTCCGTACGATAAATTTAATATGAGTTTCTATTTTGGAGAGAGAGATTCGTATCTTGTTGCGGAGAGCGTATTAAGGGCTTTGATAGAGCGTCCAAAGTTTGCCACAGAGCTAAATCGTAATATTGTTGCCTGGTCCAAAAAACTTATGCTATTTGCGCGTAGGGTAGCAAGAAAACCTTTGCATAAATTTTCAAATACGGCATTGTGGCGGTTATATGATGAACATGATCGTGTGCATACCAAGCTATACACGTATGGATGGTTGCCAGTGTCGGTCGATATGTTTCACAACAATATGACCACTGAGCTAAAGCGACGCTTGGCAAAAGTCTGTACATCGAGTCAAGAAGTCAACGAAGCTTTTGTTTTACTTACGACTCCTTCACAAAAAACAATTATTGCCAAAGAGCGTGAAGAGTTTTTGGCGATTTATACTAAAGCAAAACCATATCTAAGAAAGAGTGTTACTGCTGTTGCATTTCCGCTAAGCCTTCAGAGACTCTGTCGTCGACATCAGCAGCGCTGGGGGCATCTTGGATATATTTACGCCGGTAATGTAGAGCCGTTTTCGGTGCAATATTATATTCAAGAGATGGTTGATCTTAAGCGAAGCAACATAGAGGTAAGTAGTTTATTGATAAAAGAAAAAAGCCAATTGCTGGAAGCAGTGCGTAAGCAAAAAGCATTTTATAAAAAAAATAAGATGTCTCCTGAAGATGTGCGTTTATTTGCCGCCGCGAGAGATTTTTCAATAAGTAAACTTTTTCGCCGCCACGCCCAGCTGCTTGATCTTTATCTTCTGCACAAAAGCTTATTATCAGAAATTGCTCAGCGCCTTAGCCTGACACGTTTTCAGGTCCAGTTTATGTTGAAAGACGAAATAAAGGCGGCGCTTATCAATGGCAAAGTTGATGACTCCTTGTTGTCTGAGCGTTTAAAACAGGGCGTTTATTATACGGAGCCGGGTCTTGAAACTGTTTACACGGGCCGCAAGGCACGAGTCTTGGCTAAGGCGCTTGCTAGTGTTGGCATTGGTGAAGGGGACGAAGTTACTGGTCAAACGGCCCAACCGGGTTATGCAAAAGGTGTTGTGAAAATTATTATTCGGGCGAAGGATATCGCAAAGATGAATAAAGGTGACATTTTGGTGTCTATCGCTACTGACCCTGATATTGTGCCAGCCATGAAAAAAGCCGGAGCGATTGTTACTGATCAGGGCGGCATAACGTCGCATGCCGCAATTGTAAGTCGAGAGCTAAATAAGCCGTGCGTGATAGGAACTAAATATGGCAGTAAGATTTTTAAAGACGGCGATATTGTTGAAGTAGATGCAACGAACGGGATTGTAAGAAAAGTTACTTAA
- the rny gene encoding ribonuclease Y: protein MSVTVVIISSILALGVGAAFGYLARRLVGSRTVNSAEARAESILEEAKRREKDTVLGAKQEALKILDEAKQEIAGERRELKEQAQKVEKREGLFEKKLLEVDDHEKQIEKDKQRVEEQLKQATEAHAAAVTKLELSAGLNRDQARTELFAAVEADAKEDIVSRIRKVQDEGATEIEEKAKRVLAMVIQRCAISHAADTMTTTVDLPSDDMKGRIIGKEGRNIKALEQLTGVEIVVDETPGSIMITGFNLVRRHLAKRALERLMLDGRIHPTRIEESVLEAKRELALEMKKEGEAAMYQLGLTGVDPKLVQILGRLKFRTSFGQNVLQHSLEVGTLAGLLAEELGADVPACKKGGLFHDIGKAVDHEVQGAHTELGYRLMKKYGMPEHIAYMAIAHHEDRPSTLEGVIVRTADAISGSRPGARRDSVERYIQRLEEIEKVSLAVPGVTKAYAIQAGREVRVFVTPTEVDDLGMIKVAQLIARNIEKELNYPGEIKVNCIRESRVIEYAR from the coding sequence ATGTCTGTAACTGTGGTTATTATTTCGTCTATCCTCGCGCTTGGCGTTGGGGCTGCTTTTGGTTACCTGGCTCGTCGTTTAGTTGGGTCGCGGACCGTTAATTCAGCTGAAGCTCGTGCGGAAAGTATTCTCGAAGAAGCGAAACGTCGAGAGAAGGATACTGTCCTTGGGGCAAAGCAAGAAGCTTTAAAAATTTTAGACGAAGCGAAGCAAGAGATTGCAGGTGAGCGACGGGAGCTAAAAGAACAAGCCCAAAAAGTAGAGAAGCGAGAAGGGTTGTTTGAGAAGAAGTTACTAGAAGTTGACGACCATGAAAAACAGATTGAAAAGGACAAGCAACGGGTCGAAGAACAGTTGAAGCAGGCAACGGAAGCGCACGCCGCAGCCGTAACGAAGCTTGAGTTGTCAGCCGGTTTGAATCGTGACCAGGCTCGCACTGAGCTTTTTGCCGCTGTTGAAGCAGATGCCAAAGAAGATATCGTATCTCGAATTCGTAAAGTACAAGATGAGGGGGCGACTGAAATCGAAGAAAAGGCCAAGCGAGTGTTGGCCATGGTCATTCAGCGCTGCGCCATATCACACGCCGCTGACACCATGACGACAACCGTTGATTTGCCGTCTGACGACATGAAGGGTCGCATCATTGGAAAAGAAGGTCGTAACATCAAAGCCCTCGAGCAACTTACCGGTGTTGAAATTGTTGTTGATGAGACGCCCGGGAGCATCATGATTACGGGTTTTAATCTGGTGCGTCGTCACTTAGCGAAGCGAGCCCTAGAGCGGTTAATGCTTGATGGTCGGATTCATCCGACCCGAATTGAAGAATCAGTGCTGGAAGCAAAAAGAGAGTTAGCCCTTGAAATGAAAAAAGAAGGTGAGGCTGCTATGTATCAGCTCGGGCTCACCGGGGTGGATCCTAAATTAGTGCAGATTCTTGGTCGGCTAAAATTTCGTACCAGCTTCGGACAGAACGTACTCCAGCACTCATTGGAAGTCGGTACACTGGCCGGATTATTAGCAGAAGAATTAGGGGCAGATGTTCCAGCGTGTAAGAAGGGCGGGCTTTTCCACGATATTGGAAAAGCGGTTGACCACGAAGTGCAGGGTGCCCATACAGAACTTGGTTACCGACTGATGAAGAAGTACGGCATGCCAGAGCATATCGCCTACATGGCAATTGCCCACCATGAAGATCGCCCTTCTACGTTAGAGGGTGTCATCGTTCGCACAGCTGATGCTATTTCTGGTTCTCGGCCAGGAGCGAGACGGGACAGCGTGGAGCGGTACATTCAGCGACTAGAAGAAATTGAAAAAGTTTCTTTGGCGGTTCCTGGTGTCACAAAAGCGTACGCCATTCAAGCTGGCCGCGAAGTGCGGGTCTTCGTGACGCCGACTGAAGTAGACGACCTTGGCATGATTAAAGTTGCGCAGCTCATTGCTAGAAACATTGAGAAGGAACTCAATTACCCAGGTGAAATTAAAGTGAATTGTATTCGGGAAAGTCGTGTTATCGAGTACGCTCGTTAG
- a CDS encoding PEP/pyruvate-binding domain-containing protein, whose product MFSKVFEEITKKNVKEAGGKGASLGEMTHLLQGFGGQAHGVVPPGFVVLAGAFDRFLKETNLNLKIEAVLKKVKSKDLNSVEVASEKIRALMEREKIPKDIQVEIKESYQTLSKGRAMFVAVRSSATAEDSKAASWAGELETYLNVTEKNLMQSVMKCWSSLFTPRAIFYRFEKKLHRTPVSVAVVVQQMVQSEVSGIAFTVHPVTKDYNQMVIEAGFGLGEAIVSGQVTPDTYVIDKKKFGLLDINVSTQKFKIVRGPKGNSDKKLSEAAGSKQKLTGKEIIELAKLCVAIEKHYKHPQDIEWAFVKGKFYITQSRPITTLG is encoded by the coding sequence ATGTTCAGTAAGGTATTTGAGGAGATAACAAAAAAAAACGTTAAAGAAGCCGGAGGCAAAGGTGCATCATTGGGTGAAATGACCCACCTTCTCCAAGGATTCGGCGGGCAAGCCCACGGAGTGGTGCCGCCGGGTTTTGTTGTTCTGGCCGGTGCCTTTGATAGATTTCTGAAAGAAACTAATCTGAATCTTAAGATTGAAGCTGTTCTCAAAAAAGTAAAATCTAAGGATTTAAATTCAGTTGAAGTTGCCTCAGAAAAAATCAGAGCTCTGATGGAACGGGAGAAAATACCAAAAGATATTCAGGTAGAAATTAAGGAATCATATCAAACGTTGAGCAAAGGAAGGGCTATGTTTGTGGCAGTTCGCTCGTCTGCCACCGCGGAAGATTCTAAGGCTGCTTCTTGGGCAGGGGAACTCGAAACGTATTTGAACGTCACAGAGAAAAATCTCATGCAGTCGGTCATGAAATGCTGGTCGTCATTATTTACGCCGCGAGCTATTTTTTATCGCTTTGAGAAAAAGCTTCATCGTACCCCTGTTTCAGTCGCTGTTGTGGTGCAGCAAATGGTTCAGTCTGAAGTGTCAGGCATTGCGTTTACTGTTCATCCAGTAACAAAGGATTACAACCAAATGGTTATAGAAGCGGGGTTTGGTCTTGGTGAGGCAATTGTATCTGGGCAAGTAACGCCAGATACGTATGTCATAGACAAAAAGAAATTTGGTCTTCTTGATATCAATGTATCAACACAAAAATTTAAAATTGTGAGAGGGCCGAAAGGCAACAGTGATAAAAAATTGAGTGAGGCCGCGGGTAGTAAACAAAAACTAACTGGTAAAGAAATTATTGAGTTAGCTAAACTGTGTGTAGCTATTGAGAAGCATTATAAACATCCGCAAGACATCGAGTGGGCTTTTGTAAAAGGAAAATTTTACATTACGCAGTCGAGGCCGATTACGACGCTCGGTTAA
- a CDS encoding TIGR00282 family metallophosphoesterase, which yields MGLAILFLGDVVGRVGRTGVAKVLKHWKTQLQPDVIIANAENIAHGKGITRATIEELRVAGVDAFTSGNHVFRKPEIYDFIEDPKLHITRPANYPPGVAGSGATLVPTPHGDLLLINTMGRVFMHETLDCPFQAVDSVLADYQNRPHVATFVDMHAEATSEKIAFGHYLDGRVSAVVGTHTHVATADAEILPGGTAYITDVGMCGYKGGVLGVDKANVLHAFLTQEPVRHEIPEAGLCAVNGVLVVIDASNGKAISIRQLHEEVMV from the coding sequence ATGGGTTTAGCCATTCTTTTCCTGGGTGACGTTGTAGGGCGAGTTGGCCGTACTGGTGTTGCGAAAGTTTTAAAGCACTGGAAGACCCAACTGCAGCCAGATGTCATTATCGCGAACGCTGAAAATATTGCGCATGGGAAGGGCATTACCCGGGCGACCATCGAGGAATTACGTGTCGCTGGTGTCGATGCTTTTACTAGTGGGAACCATGTTTTCCGAAAGCCAGAGATTTACGATTTTATTGAGGACCCGAAATTGCACATTACTCGGCCGGCGAATTATCCGCCCGGCGTCGCTGGTAGTGGCGCCACCTTGGTGCCCACCCCACATGGTGACCTACTCCTCATAAACACGATGGGACGAGTTTTCATGCATGAAACATTGGATTGCCCGTTTCAGGCGGTCGATTCGGTTCTGGCGGATTACCAAAATCGCCCGCACGTCGCCACCTTTGTTGATATGCATGCTGAAGCGACCAGCGAAAAGATAGCCTTCGGTCACTACCTTGATGGTCGGGTTAGTGCTGTTGTTGGCACCCACACGCACGTAGCGACGGCTGACGCAGAGATTTTACCTGGTGGCACGGCGTACATTACTGATGTTGGTATGTGCGGCTATAAAGGTGGTGTGCTTGGCGTTGATAAAGCTAACGTACTACATGCCTTTTTAACGCAAGAGCCAGTTCGTCATGAAATTCCAGAAGCTGGTTTGTGTGCTGTAAACGGCGTGCTCGTTGTTATTGATGCCTCTAACGGCAAGGCAATTTCTATTCGGCAACTGCACGAAGAAGTGATGGTGTAG